One genomic segment of Rhizobium viscosum includes these proteins:
- a CDS encoding efflux RND transporter permease subunit: MSVTEIHPGKPESGKATFTALFVRRPILALVFNTLMVVAGLAAYVGVEVRELPDVDRPVVTVRTTFDGASPQTIDQELTKVIEGAVARVSGLKSISSSSQFGQSRVTLEFSDSIDLAVAANDVRDAIGRIAQNLPDEADAPQIVKADSDSSAIMRLAVTSDTLNMDDLTLLVENEVVDRLASVDGVADVEEYGDQEKVFRVDVDQGALASRGLTIGDLTKALDNAALDVPAGSLKSPMQDIVVRATASLQTPEDFQNVILQHNVRLGDVATVTLGPRDGETALRSNGKPGIGLGIIRQAQSNTLNISTGIHAAVDQLSKTLPKGTTIAITSDDAVFIEGAIHEVVLALLLSAVIVTVVIYLFLRDWRATLIPSVSMPVALIGTLAAIYMVGFSINILTLLAIVLATGLVVDDAIVVLENIVRRRSEGMGPRAAAVLGTREVFFAVIATTATLAAVFIPLSFLPGQVGGLFREFGFVLAFSVGLSSIVALTLCPMLASRMLTKPMIEDHGLLGRFGEAFAGLYKWALHACLNAPVVVIVFSLIFGGAAVVAFGTVKSELTPEEDRAMVMMRLTTPQGSSLEYTRDKLQLVEEYLQPLVDSGDIRNVFSISGQGGSSNSGFMVLTLAPWGERHRTQADIVRDINQAAFKVPALRGNAISSNSLRIRGAGSGLQMALIGNDHEALTAAAAKLVQQLDASGQYDTPRLTNEPSQAQVSVAIDRERASDLGIDITGLSTAIQSLLEGRSVVDVFVDGESYPVLLTSTMRPIDDPTDLENVFLKTGDGKIVPMSVIASLKEGSVAPQLNREQQLASVAITAGLKGGMSLGDAVKNVTEIATPLLPPGARLLPLAEAATLEENSSGMALTFGFAIVIIFLVLAAQFESVLSSLIIMSTVPLGLACAVFALIITGSSLNIYSQIGLVLLVGVMAKNGILIVEFANQLRDRGEDVRSSIEKACALRLRPVMMTMIATILGGVPLVFAHGAGAEARVALGWVIVGGLGFATLVTLFITPVAYLLIARFAKPHAHEEARLHEEMTHATRPKPDPEQLQAAE; encoded by the coding sequence ATGAGCGTGACCGAGATCCACCCCGGCAAGCCGGAATCCGGCAAGGCGACGTTCACCGCGCTCTTCGTGCGCCGGCCGATTCTGGCGCTGGTCTTCAACACGCTGATGGTGGTGGCAGGCCTTGCGGCCTATGTGGGCGTCGAAGTGCGCGAGCTGCCTGATGTCGACCGGCCGGTCGTGACCGTGCGCACGACTTTCGACGGTGCTTCGCCGCAGACGATTGACCAGGAATTGACCAAGGTCATCGAAGGCGCGGTTGCGCGCGTCAGCGGCCTCAAATCCATCTCTTCCAGTTCCCAGTTCGGCCAGAGCCGCGTGACGCTGGAATTTTCCGATTCCATCGATCTGGCGGTTGCCGCCAATGACGTGCGTGACGCCATCGGCCGCATCGCCCAGAACCTGCCCGATGAGGCGGATGCGCCGCAGATCGTCAAGGCGGATTCGGATTCCTCGGCGATCATGCGCCTTGCGGTGACGTCGGATACGCTCAACATGGACGACCTGACGCTGCTCGTCGAGAACGAGGTGGTCGATCGCCTTGCCTCTGTCGATGGTGTTGCCGATGTCGAGGAATATGGCGATCAGGAAAAGGTCTTCCGCGTCGACGTCGATCAAGGCGCGCTTGCAAGCCGAGGGCTGACCATAGGCGATCTCACCAAGGCGCTCGACAATGCCGCGCTCGACGTGCCGGCCGGTTCGCTGAAGAGCCCGATGCAGGATATCGTGGTGCGCGCAACCGCCAGCCTGCAAACGCCCGAGGACTTCCAGAACGTCATCCTGCAGCACAATGTGCGCCTCGGCGATGTTGCGACCGTGACGCTCGGGCCGCGCGACGGCGAGACGGCACTGCGTTCCAACGGAAAGCCGGGCATCGGTCTCGGCATCATCCGTCAGGCACAGTCGAACACGCTCAATATTTCCACCGGCATTCACGCTGCCGTCGACCAGCTTTCGAAGACGCTGCCGAAGGGCACGACGATCGCCATCACCAGCGATGACGCCGTGTTCATTGAGGGTGCGATCCATGAAGTGGTGCTGGCGCTGCTGCTCTCGGCCGTCATCGTCACCGTCGTCATCTATCTCTTCCTGCGTGACTGGCGCGCGACGCTGATCCCCTCCGTTTCAATGCCGGTGGCGCTGATCGGCACGCTGGCGGCGATTTATATGGTCGGTTTCTCCATCAACATCCTGACGCTGCTTGCGATCGTGCTGGCGACTGGTCTCGTGGTCGATGACGCCATCGTCGTGCTCGAAAACATCGTGCGCCGACGCTCGGAGGGCATGGGGCCGCGCGCGGCTGCCGTGCTCGGCACGCGCGAGGTATTCTTTGCCGTCATCGCGACGACGGCGACGCTTGCCGCCGTCTTCATTCCGCTGTCCTTCCTGCCGGGGCAGGTGGGTGGGCTGTTCCGCGAATTCGGCTTCGTGCTTGCCTTCTCGGTCGGCCTGTCGTCGATCGTGGCGCTGACGCTATGCCCGATGCTCGCCTCGCGCATGCTGACCAAGCCGATGATCGAGGATCACGGATTGCTCGGCCGCTTCGGCGAGGCTTTCGCCGGCCTCTACAAATGGGCGCTGCATGCCTGCCTGAACGCGCCCGTCGTCGTCATCGTCTTCTCGCTTATCTTCGGCGGTGCAGCCGTTGTCGCTTTCGGCACGGTCAAGAGCGAACTGACGCCGGAAGAAGACCGCGCCATGGTGATGATGCGGCTGACGACGCCGCAGGGTTCCAGCCTCGAATATACACGCGACAAGCTGCAGCTTGTGGAGGAATATCTGCAGCCGCTCGTCGACAGCGGCGACATCAGGAACGTCTTCTCAATCTCCGGCCAGGGCGGCTCCTCCAACAGCGGCTTCATGGTGCTGACGCTGGCGCCCTGGGGCGAACGCCACCGCACACAGGCTGATATCGTCCGCGATATCAACCAGGCGGCTTTCAAGGTGCCGGCGCTGCGCGGCAATGCCATCTCTTCGAACAGCCTGCGCATCCGCGGCGCCGGCAGCGGGTTGCAGATGGCGCTGATCGGCAATGATCACGAGGCGCTGACGGCGGCGGCCGCCAAGCTGGTGCAGCAGCTCGATGCCAGCGGCCAGTATGATACGCCGCGCCTGACCAACGAACCGTCGCAGGCGCAGGTTTCCGTCGCAATCGACCGCGAACGGGCCTCCGATCTCGGTATCGACATCACCGGGCTTTCGACCGCCATCCAGTCGCTGCTCGAGGGACGCTCGGTCGTCGATGTCTTCGTCGACGGCGAATCCTATCCGGTGCTTCTGACCTCTACGATGCGGCCGATCGACGATCCGACCGATCTCGAAAACGTCTTCCTGAAGACCGGCGATGGCAAGATCGTGCCGATGTCGGTGATCGCCTCGCTAAAGGAAGGCTCGGTTGCGCCACAGCTCAACCGCGAACAGCAGCTTGCCTCCGTGGCGATCACCGCCGGTCTGAAGGGCGGCATGTCGCTCGGCGATGCTGTGAAGAACGTTACCGAGATTGCAACGCCGCTCCTGCCGCCCGGCGCACGCCTGCTGCCGCTTGCCGAAGCCGCGACGCTTGAGGAAAATTCCAGCGGCATGGCGCTGACCTTCGGCTTTGCGATCGTTATCATCTTCCTGGTGCTGGCGGCACAGTTCGAAAGCGTGCTGTCGTCGCTGATCATCATGTCGACGGTGCCGCTCGGCCTTGCCTGCGCCGTCTTTGCGCTCATCATCACCGGCTCCAGCCTCAACATCTACAGCCAGATCGGCCTCGTGCTGCTTGTCGGCGTGATGGCGAAGAACGGCATCCTGATCGTGGAATTCGCCAACCAGCTGCGTGACCGCGGCGAGGATGTGCGCTCGTCCATCGAGAAGGCCTGCGCGCTTCGCCTACGCCCGGTCATGATGACGATGATCGCGACCATTCTTGGGGGCGTTCCCCTGGTCTTCGCGCATGGCGCGGGTGCGGAAGCGCGCGTGGCGCTCGGCTGGGTCATCGTCGGCGGTCTTGGCTTCGCAACGCTGGTGACGCTGTTCATCACGCCGGTCGCCTATCTCCTGATTGCGCGCTTCGCAAAGCCGCATGCCCATGAGGAAGCGCGCCTGCACGAGGAAATGACGCATGCGACGCGTCCGAAGCCGGACCCAGAACAGCTTCAGGCTGCCGAGTAA
- a CDS encoding flagellin N-terminal helical domain-containing protein, whose translation MSIYQRTSVDAALYVLRDINRNMTVTQNHVTTGLRVEKSKDNAAYWSVATTARHDNKALSAIQDALGMAAATMGTASAGVDSVVDVVTEIKAKLVAATEQGVDKTKIGEELEQLKAQLRSVSEGAGFNNDNWIILDNTTTPTQPRQIPASFIRNSDGTVSVGMLSYHIDIPPSGATSSKDARYVIDDRAGGTGEYGVLTSAFFASELGTAQNWVLTKSKNGNTTGQVEIGLAATTSKQDLNDMISVVDAALGQLTAVGSAFGALEKRISLQDEFAKNLSDNLTSGIGRLVDADMEAESSKLRALQTQQQLGLQALNIANASYDKVRQLFQNF comes from the coding sequence GTGAGTATTTATCAGCGCACCTCCGTGGATGCGGCGCTTTATGTGCTGCGTGATATTAATCGGAACATGACGGTGACGCAGAACCATGTCACGACAGGTCTGCGCGTCGAAAAATCAAAAGATAATGCCGCCTACTGGTCGGTTGCGACGACGGCGCGCCACGACAACAAGGCTCTTTCCGCCATTCAGGATGCCCTCGGCATGGCGGCGGCCACCATGGGTACTGCGTCCGCGGGCGTCGACAGCGTCGTGGACGTCGTCACCGAGATCAAGGCAAAGCTTGTGGCGGCAACCGAGCAGGGCGTCGACAAGACCAAGATCGGTGAAGAGCTCGAGCAGTTGAAGGCGCAGCTGCGCAGCGTTTCCGAAGGTGCAGGCTTCAACAACGACAACTGGATCATTCTCGACAATACCACGACGCCGACACAGCCGCGCCAGATCCCGGCCTCCTTCATCCGCAATTCGGACGGTACGGTATCGGTCGGCATGCTGAGCTATCATATCGATATCCCGCCGAGCGGCGCGACATCCTCCAAGGATGCACGCTATGTGATCGACGACCGGGCAGGCGGCACCGGCGAATATGGTGTGCTGACTTCCGCCTTCTTCGCAAGCGAACTAGGCACGGCGCAGAATTGGGTGCTGACGAAGAGCAAGAACGGCAATACGACCGGCCAGGTGGAAATCGGGCTGGCGGCCACTACCAGCAAACAGGACCTGAACGACATGATCAGCGTCGTCGATGCCGCACTCGGACAGCTGACGGCCGTCGGCTCGGCTTTCGGCGCCCTGGAAAAGCGCATCAGCTTGCAGGACGAATTCGCCAAGAACCTGTCCGACAACCTCACCTCGGGCATCGGCCGCCTCGTCGATGCTGATATGGAGGCGGAATCGAGCAAGCTCCGGGCATTGCAGACCCAGCAGCAGCTCGGCCTGCAAGCGCTGAACATCGCCAACGCCTCCTACGACAAGGTTCGTCAGCTCTTCCAGAATTTCTAA
- a CDS encoding NADPH-dependent FMN reductase: MNSKPRIAIIIGSTRPTRFADTPAQWIMKQAQARDDMDVEVIDLRDHPLPFFDEMASNLWMPSQNPEAVRWQQTVGRFDGYIFVVAEYNHSITAALKNALDQAYKEWNRKPFTAIGYGGTGATRAVEHLRGIGVELQMVSTHAAVHIGGGDFMAVHPHFGNKPISEIEASLLPTAKTALDELVWWAKATMAAKAAEA; encoded by the coding sequence TTGAATTCTAAGCCCCGCATCGCCATTATTATCGGTTCCACCCGCCCCACCCGTTTCGCCGATACCCCGGCACAATGGATAATGAAGCAGGCGCAGGCACGTGATGACATGGACGTTGAGGTGATCGACCTGCGCGATCATCCACTCCCCTTCTTCGACGAAATGGCATCGAACCTGTGGATGCCGAGCCAGAATCCCGAAGCGGTTCGCTGGCAGCAAACTGTTGGACGCTTCGATGGCTATATCTTCGTGGTCGCCGAATATAACCACTCGATCACGGCAGCCCTCAAGAACGCGCTCGATCAGGCCTATAAGGAATGGAACCGCAAGCCGTTTACCGCCATCGGCTATGGCGGCACGGGCGCCACACGCGCCGTCGAACATCTGAGAGGCATCGGCGTGGAGCTGCAGATGGTTTCGACCCATGCTGCGGTCCATATCGGCGGTGGCGACTTCATGGCTGTCCATCCGCATTTCGGCAACAAGCCGATCTCGGAAATCGAGGCGAGCCTGCTTCCCACGGCAAAGACTGCCCTCGACGAACTGGTCTGGTGGGCCAAGGCAACGATGGCCGCCAAGGCAGCCGAAGCCTGA
- a CDS encoding winged helix-turn-helix transcriptional regulator, whose protein sequence is MKPDNQEETAPCEVVDGCQQVRACDHISRMLARISDKWSLLVVRVLGHGPLRFNALRREVGEISQKVLASTLRELEENGFVSRTVTPTTPPQVEYALTDLGREFLGPVRGLAEWVVANSARMDEARAAYAKRRGLD, encoded by the coding sequence TTGAAACCAGATAACCAGGAGGAAACCGCCCCTTGTGAGGTTGTTGATGGCTGCCAGCAAGTCCGGGCCTGCGATCACATCAGCCGCATGCTGGCGCGCATCAGCGACAAGTGGAGCCTGCTGGTGGTGCGCGTGCTGGGTCACGGACCGCTGCGTTTCAACGCCTTGCGCCGCGAAGTCGGCGAGATCAGCCAAAAGGTGTTGGCATCGACATTGCGGGAGCTGGAGGAGAACGGCTTCGTTTCCCGAACCGTCACGCCGACCACGCCGCCGCAGGTCGAATATGCGCTGACCGATCTCGGCCGGGAGTTCCTGGGGCCGGTTCGGGGGCTTGCCGAGTGGGTCGTCGCAAACTCGGCGCGAATGGACGAAGCGCGCGCTGCCTATGCCAAACGTCGCGGGCTCGACTGA
- a CDS encoding OmpA family protein has translation MIKKFILLAVAASYLSACTTTDPYTGEQKVSNTAGGAALGALGGALVGVAVGGGGHGKRNAALIGAGLGALAGGAIGNYMDQQEAELRAQLEGTGISVTRQGDNIILNMPSNITFDVDQDAVKAGFYPTLNSVAIVLRKFNRTLIDINGHTDSTGSLQHNQDLSQRRALSVADYLGSQGIDQRRVSAVGFGPSQPVASNATEAGRAQNRRVEIQIAPITQG, from the coding sequence ATGATCAAGAAATTCATCCTTCTGGCCGTTGCGGCGAGTTACCTCTCAGCTTGCACGACGACCGATCCGTATACTGGTGAGCAGAAGGTATCCAATACCGCCGGCGGTGCTGCCCTTGGCGCGCTCGGCGGTGCCCTCGTCGGTGTCGCCGTCGGCGGCGGCGGCCATGGCAAGCGCAATGCGGCGCTGATCGGCGCCGGCCTTGGCGCGCTCGCCGGCGGCGCGATCGGCAATTACATGGACCAGCAGGAAGCCGAGCTTCGTGCCCAGCTCGAAGGCACCGGCATTTCGGTCACCCGCCAGGGCGACAACATCATTCTCAACATGCCGTCGAATATCACCTTCGACGTCGACCAGGATGCAGTGAAAGCGGGCTTCTATCCGACGCTGAATTCGGTGGCGATCGTGCTGCGCAAGTTCAACCGCACGCTGATCGACATCAACGGTCATACGGACTCCACAGGCAGCCTGCAGCATAACCAGGACCTGTCGCAGCGCCGCGCGCTGTCCGTTGCCGATTATCTCGGCAGCCAGGGCATCGACCAGCGCCGCGTTTCGGCCGTCGGCTTCGGCCCGTCGCAGCCGGTCGCTTCCAACGCGACCGAAGCCGGCCGCGCGCAGAACCGCCGCGTCGAAATCCAGATCGCGCCGATCACGCAGGGCTGA
- a CDS encoding DUF2000 family protein → MFDTKIAIVLRNNLAGWQKLNVTAFLSTGIAGQYPEIIGEPYKDRAGNLYNPLSIQPIIVLSADEATISTIHRRALERDVTSSVFIEEMFATGHDAANRAVFAEYAPNDAKVVGIALRADKKIVDKITKGATMQH, encoded by the coding sequence ATGTTTGATACCAAAATTGCGATCGTCCTGCGAAACAATCTTGCCGGCTGGCAGAAGCTGAATGTCACCGCCTTCCTCTCGACAGGCATCGCCGGGCAGTATCCGGAAATCATCGGCGAGCCCTACAAGGACCGCGCCGGCAACCTCTACAACCCGCTATCCATCCAGCCGATCATCGTCTTGTCGGCCGACGAAGCGACGATATCGACGATCCATCGCCGCGCGCTGGAGCGCGACGTGACCTCCTCCGTCTTCATCGAAGAGATGTTTGCAACCGGCCATGACGCAGCCAATCGCGCCGTCTTCGCCGAATACGCACCTAACGACGCCAAGGTCGTCGGCATCGCCCTGCGAGCCGACAAGAAGATCGTCGACAAGATCACCAAGGGCGCAACGATGCAGCATTGA
- a CDS encoding AraC family transcriptional regulator, which translates to MSQDLTPQVFEGLERLCAPQVGSGMLSAPGGSGMLAAPAGSGILTAPAFPGIERIEAQFSGNVFEPHRHDTYALGVTLHGVQTFTYRGERRFSMPGQVIVLHPDEEHDGGAATEAGLHYRMLYMEPALLMECLAAEKIGLPFVDQPVIADGALAQVLLAALGELDRELDELFVDDFVSRVAGGLSRHSQVRRRALGTVAWRQVRAARDYLEAHALRPVRSGELESITGLDRFTLSRHFRTAFATSPHRYMLMRRLQQAKALMGEGEGFADVAAATGFADQAHFIRHFKKAYGVTPGRWVGLQRFYAAEAGSFSG; encoded by the coding sequence TTGAGCCAGGATCTAACGCCGCAGGTCTTCGAGGGTCTTGAACGTTTGTGCGCGCCGCAGGTGGGCAGCGGTATGCTGTCCGCGCCTGGGGGCAGCGGCATGCTGGCCGCGCCCGCCGGCAGCGGCATCCTGACTGCGCCTGCCTTTCCGGGCATCGAGCGTATCGAGGCGCAGTTCTCGGGCAATGTCTTCGAGCCGCATCGGCATGATACCTATGCGCTCGGCGTCACGCTTCACGGCGTGCAGACCTTCACCTATCGCGGCGAGCGGCGCTTCAGCATGCCGGGCCAGGTGATCGTCTTGCATCCCGACGAGGAACATGACGGTGGGGCGGCGACCGAGGCAGGCCTACATTATCGCATGCTTTACATGGAGCCGGCGCTGCTGATGGAGTGCCTGGCGGCAGAGAAGATCGGCCTTCCCTTCGTCGACCAGCCGGTCATTGCCGATGGGGCGCTGGCGCAGGTGCTGCTTGCCGCACTTGGCGAGCTCGACCGGGAACTGGACGAGCTTTTCGTCGACGATTTCGTCAGCCGCGTGGCGGGCGGGTTGTCGCGCCACTCGCAGGTGCGCCGCAGGGCTCTCGGCACGGTTGCCTGGAGGCAGGTGCGGGCGGCGCGCGATTATCTGGAGGCGCATGCTCTGAGGCCAGTGCGCTCCGGCGAGCTGGAGAGCATTACCGGCCTCGATCGTTTCACCCTGTCACGGCATTTCCGCACGGCCTTTGCCACCAGCCCGCACCGCTACATGCTGATGCGGCGGCTGCAGCAGGCAAAGGCGTTGATGGGCGAAGGCGAGGGGTTTGCCGATGTGGCGGCGGCTACCGGCTTTGCCGACCAGGCGCATTTCATCCGACATTTCAAGAAGGCCTATGGGGTCACGCCGGGGCGATGGGTGGGGCTTCAACGTTTTTATGCGGCAGAGGCCGGCTCGTTCAGCGGCTAA
- a CDS encoding NmrA/HSCARG family protein, translated as MSNNNKPLIAIVGATSKQGRSVAATLLRSERFRVRALTRKKDSPEALSLEKLGAEIVTVPLQLGFQKDLVAAFEGADGAFLMTPPVMPPETMEAPIGRQLADAAVEAGVGHIVFSTLENVDAISGGTKYAPHFTDKARVADYIRGLPISHSFVMLAFFYTNLLEYYPPRMEGDTLVMPIYLPEDFRAPFVDPLTATGPAVLEIFSNPKRYNGKTLPIVGDVISPHEMVETFREVTGLKAEYRNAFTRGGLLQYFPEFAANELFVQELLGMVEYAVEYGYFGREHDLEWSRRLNPDTLDWEQYLRTTGWRGDKRSFGL; from the coding sequence ATGTCTAATAATAATAAGCCACTCATCGCAATTGTCGGTGCAACCAGCAAACAGGGTCGTAGCGTCGCAGCGACGCTCCTTCGCAGCGAACGTTTCCGCGTACGCGCCTTAACCCGAAAAAAGGATTCGCCTGAGGCTTTAAGTCTGGAGAAGCTTGGAGCCGAGATTGTAACCGTGCCTCTCCAGCTTGGCTTCCAGAAGGATCTCGTCGCTGCCTTCGAAGGCGCGGACGGGGCATTTCTGATGACGCCGCCCGTCATGCCACCGGAGACAATGGAGGCTCCTATCGGCCGCCAGTTGGCGGATGCCGCGGTTGAGGCAGGTGTCGGACATATTGTGTTCAGTACGCTCGAGAATGTCGACGCCATCTCCGGCGGGACGAAATATGCTCCGCACTTCACGGACAAGGCGCGCGTCGCAGATTATATTCGCGGTCTGCCGATCTCTCATTCCTTCGTGATGCTGGCATTCTTCTACACCAACCTTCTCGAATATTATCCGCCGCGCATGGAGGGTGATACGCTCGTGATGCCAATTTATCTTCCCGAAGATTTTCGAGCGCCTTTTGTCGATCCGCTCACGGCGACCGGGCCGGCCGTGCTCGAAATTTTCTCAAATCCCAAGCGCTACAACGGGAAAACGTTGCCGATCGTCGGCGATGTGATCTCTCCGCACGAGATGGTCGAAACTTTCCGAGAGGTAACCGGCCTCAAGGCAGAATATCGAAATGCTTTCACCAGGGGTGGCCTGCTGCAGTATTTTCCGGAGTTCGCCGCGAACGAGCTTTTCGTGCAAGAACTTTTGGGGATGGTCGAGTACGCTGTAGAATATGGTTATTTCGGCAGGGAGCATGATCTGGAATGGAGCCGTCGCCTGAATCCCGACACGCTCGACTGGGAACAGTATCTTCGGACCACGGGCTGGCGCGGCGACAAGCGATCTTTCGGGCTCTAA
- a CDS encoding LysR family transcriptional regulator gives MDNTGLSLDRMRTFVRVAERGNLSSVARELGIGQSTVTRHLNELEDAVGVPLLSRTTRRVILTDEGSRYYSNCLQVLRLVEQAAEEARNARRAAAGAVRLSCTAALGVMHITRLIFEFQDQHPDISVDLNLTDERIDLVREGVDLALRLGPLTDSSMKLHALGKSHRLMVGAPAYFSVHGRPERPDDLSRYETVIMSNVAGSDQIALSSRHGENFAVPVNGKLRVDHGLAAREALAAGRGIGPTHLWLVHDLLDNGRLEVVLEDYRPSPVPLSLLIVPERSAIARVRLLTDFLVAEIPKLPGIRPS, from the coding sequence ATGGATAACACTGGACTGTCTCTCGACCGAATGCGCACGTTTGTTCGCGTTGCCGAGCGCGGCAATCTGTCTTCTGTGGCAAGGGAACTCGGCATCGGTCAATCAACCGTGACGCGGCATCTCAATGAACTCGAGGACGCAGTCGGTGTGCCTCTCCTCAGCCGGACCACGCGTCGCGTCATCCTTACCGACGAAGGCAGCCGTTATTATAGCAACTGCCTTCAGGTGTTACGCTTGGTCGAGCAAGCTGCCGAGGAAGCCAGGAATGCCCGTCGGGCGGCCGCAGGCGCGGTCAGGCTTTCGTGTACTGCAGCGCTTGGCGTGATGCACATCACCCGCCTCATCTTCGAATTTCAGGACCAGCATCCGGATATCAGCGTCGATCTCAACTTGACCGACGAGCGCATCGATCTGGTTCGCGAAGGCGTTGACCTGGCACTCCGGCTTGGACCTCTCACCGACAGCTCCATGAAGCTTCATGCGCTCGGAAAGAGCCATCGGCTGATGGTAGGCGCTCCGGCTTATTTCTCCGTCCACGGGCGGCCGGAGCGGCCGGACGATCTCTCGCGATACGAAACCGTCATCATGTCCAATGTGGCCGGGAGCGATCAGATAGCCCTCTCCTCCCGCCATGGCGAAAATTTTGCGGTTCCCGTCAACGGGAAGCTGCGCGTTGATCACGGGCTTGCGGCACGCGAAGCCCTTGCCGCAGGACGCGGCATTGGCCCCACGCACCTCTGGCTGGTCCACGATCTCCTGGACAACGGCCGGCTCGAGGTCGTGCTCGAAGACTATCGTCCGTCGCCGGTTCCGCTGAGCCTGCTCATCGTGCCCGAGCGTTCGGCTATTGCCCGCGTCCGCCTTCTCACCGACTTTCTTGTCGCCGAGATTCCTAAACTGCCGGGAATCCGCCCATCGTGA
- a CDS encoding helix-turn-helix transcriptional regulator, protein MRKAERLFQIIQILRRSNRPVTSAQLADELEVARRTVYRDIAHLIGQRVPIEGEAGFGYVLDPQYDMPPLMLTPEEIEAVLLGVQMVAKLGDPAITNAARDVIAKITDTVPDDLLPFIAEPAVGLKPEQVTNSLTFDTRPVRRAIREGRKIDLEYRAADGELSHRIVWPVLLGYADAHCLLIAWCESKQAFRHFRTERILDIEVLEEIIGISRGRLRQQWLHWRETELSRSRSAQG, encoded by the coding sequence ATGCGAAAAGCGGAACGGCTTTTTCAGATCATCCAGATACTTCGAAGATCAAACCGTCCGGTCACCTCGGCGCAGCTTGCCGATGAACTCGAGGTCGCGCGACGTACCGTCTACCGCGACATCGCCCATCTGATCGGCCAGCGCGTTCCCATCGAAGGGGAAGCAGGGTTCGGTTACGTGCTCGATCCGCAATACGACATGCCACCACTGATGCTGACACCAGAGGAAATCGAAGCCGTTCTGCTCGGCGTCCAGATGGTTGCAAAACTGGGTGACCCGGCCATCACCAATGCCGCCAGAGATGTTATCGCCAAGATTACCGACACAGTACCCGACGACCTTCTTCCGTTCATCGCCGAACCCGCGGTCGGCCTGAAACCCGAGCAGGTCACCAATAGCTTGACGTTCGACACCCGCCCGGTCAGGCGGGCGATCAGGGAGGGGCGAAAGATCGACCTCGAATATCGCGCGGCCGATGGCGAGCTAAGCCATCGCATCGTGTGGCCGGTGCTTCTCGGCTATGCAGACGCGCATTGTCTTCTGATCGCGTGGTGTGAATCGAAGCAGGCCTTCCGCCATTTTCGCACCGAACGCATCCTCGATATCGAGGTTCTCGAAGAGATCATCGGCATATCCAGAGGGAGGTTGAGACAGCAATGGCTGCACTGGCGTGAAACCGAACTATCCCGTTCGCGCTCTGCTCAGGGCTAG
- a CDS encoding VOC family protein has protein sequence MKLASTRLVASDIESMVAFYEFVTGYRADWLVPVFAEIVTPGAVVAIGSAETVALFKEGSAEPRANKTAILEFMVSDVDAEFARLKDHVEVVHEPKDMPWGNRTVQFSDPEGTCVALYTPVTEAARQRFSGR, from the coding sequence ATGAAGCTCGCATCCACTCGTCTCGTCGCTTCGGATATTGAAAGCATGGTGGCCTTCTATGAGTTCGTGACGGGCTATCGCGCCGACTGGCTTGTTCCCGTCTTTGCCGAGATCGTCACACCCGGTGCCGTCGTGGCGATAGGGAGCGCTGAGACGGTTGCTCTGTTCAAAGAGGGCAGTGCGGAGCCACGCGCCAATAAAACCGCCATTCTTGAATTCATGGTATCGGATGTCGACGCTGAATTCGCTCGGCTCAAGGATCATGTCGAGGTGGTGCATGAGCCCAAGGATATGCCGTGGGGAAATCGCACGGTCCAGTTCTCGGACCCGGAGGGAACCTGCGTGGCGCTTTATACACCCGTTACCGAGGCCGCGAGGCAACGCTTCAGCGGTCGTTGA